The Patagioenas fasciata isolate bPatFas1 chromosome 3, bPatFas1.hap1, whole genome shotgun sequence genome contains a region encoding:
- the RWDD2A gene encoding RWD domain-containing protein 2A isoform X1 — MRVSARPRLAERPLNGRAEGGSVASPSRRPASGRRWRRHEEPYDRFCLRSAGVVTCAGQVCVEDRAMAVTVRECLELQLLELEMLLSMFPKKGEINLDEDAMRGVQRYLRNADGALPAQLGYSIAVDVGEAKEKVELQVLLPHMYPHVAPQLFARSNALHRQQQLQLNTGLTAHITSLDSGELCICEAVQWVKDNSLPYLENSKISSESASKEVIVKETLHRMWIYSHHIYRQELRKKIFDCAKKLNLTGFCLTGKPGVMCVEGLRENCEEFWHAIRYPNWKHISCKHVESVETEGSIDNLRLFHAFEDLQFQAHGDYGLRNDYHMDLGQFLEFLKQHQSGHIFQILFGVEGKLSDK; from the exons ATGCGCGTCTCCGCCCGCCCGCGGCTCGCGGAGCGACCGTTGAACGGCCGCGCTGAGGGCGGTAGCGTAGCTTCCCCTTCTCGGCGGCCCGCATCGGGCAGGCGGTGGCGGCGGCACGAAGAGCCATATGACCGCTTCTGCCTCCGCTCCGCTGGGGTTGTGACCTGTGCGGGCCAG GTGTGTGTGGAGGACAGAGCGATGGCTGTCACAGTGAGAGAGTGCCTGGAGCTCCAGCTGCTGGAACTGGAAATGCTCCTTTCAATGTTTcccaaaaaaggagaaataaatctgGATGAGGATGCCATGCGCGGAGTGCAGCGCTATCTGAGAAACGCAGATGGAGCTCTACCAGCACAGCTCGGATATTCAATTGCTGTTGATGTAGGGGAGGCTAAG gaaaaagtgGAATTGCAGGTACTGCTGCCTCATATGTATCCTCACGTAGCTCCTCAGCTTTTTGCAAGATCCAATGCcctgcacaggcagcagcagtTGCAGCTCAACACTGGTCTCACTGCTCACATCACCTCTTTGGATTCAGGGGAACTGTGTATATGTGAAGCTGTGCAATGGGTGAAAGACAACAGCCTGCCTTACCTGGAAAACAGCAAGATCTCTTCTGAAAGTGCTTCaaaagaagtcatagttaaagaAACACTGCATCGCATGTGGATCTACAGCCATCATATATACCGTCAGGAACTGAGGAAGAAGATTTTTGACTGTGCAAAGAAGTTAAATCTGACTGGCTTCTGCTTAACAGGGAAACCTGGTGTCATGTGTGTGGAGGGACTCAGAGAAAACTGTGAAGAGTTCTGGCATGCTATTAGGTATCCCAACTGGAAGCATATTTCATGCAAGCATGTGGAGAGTGTAGAAACAGAAGGAAGCATTGATAATCTTCGTCTCTTCCATGCATTTGAAGATCTGCAGTTTCAGGCACATGGTGATTATGGCCTGAGGAATGACTATCACATGGATCTTGGCCAGTTCCTAGAATTCCTGAAACAACATCAAAGTGGACATATTTTTCAGATTCTATTTGGTGttgaaggcaaactttcagacAAATAA
- the RWDD2A gene encoding RWD domain-containing protein 2A isoform X2 produces MAVTVRECLELQLLELEMLLSMFPKKGEINLDEDAMRGVQRYLRNADGALPAQLGYSIAVDVGEAKEKVELQVLLPHMYPHVAPQLFARSNALHRQQQLQLNTGLTAHITSLDSGELCICEAVQWVKDNSLPYLENSKISSESASKEVIVKETLHRMWIYSHHIYRQELRKKIFDCAKKLNLTGFCLTGKPGVMCVEGLRENCEEFWHAIRYPNWKHISCKHVESVETEGSIDNLRLFHAFEDLQFQAHGDYGLRNDYHMDLGQFLEFLKQHQSGHIFQILFGVEGKLSDK; encoded by the exons ATGGCTGTCACAGTGAGAGAGTGCCTGGAGCTCCAGCTGCTGGAACTGGAAATGCTCCTTTCAATGTTTcccaaaaaaggagaaataaatctgGATGAGGATGCCATGCGCGGAGTGCAGCGCTATCTGAGAAACGCAGATGGAGCTCTACCAGCACAGCTCGGATATTCAATTGCTGTTGATGTAGGGGAGGCTAAG gaaaaagtgGAATTGCAGGTACTGCTGCCTCATATGTATCCTCACGTAGCTCCTCAGCTTTTTGCAAGATCCAATGCcctgcacaggcagcagcagtTGCAGCTCAACACTGGTCTCACTGCTCACATCACCTCTTTGGATTCAGGGGAACTGTGTATATGTGAAGCTGTGCAATGGGTGAAAGACAACAGCCTGCCTTACCTGGAAAACAGCAAGATCTCTTCTGAAAGTGCTTCaaaagaagtcatagttaaagaAACACTGCATCGCATGTGGATCTACAGCCATCATATATACCGTCAGGAACTGAGGAAGAAGATTTTTGACTGTGCAAAGAAGTTAAATCTGACTGGCTTCTGCTTAACAGGGAAACCTGGTGTCATGTGTGTGGAGGGACTCAGAGAAAACTGTGAAGAGTTCTGGCATGCTATTAGGTATCCCAACTGGAAGCATATTTCATGCAAGCATGTGGAGAGTGTAGAAACAGAAGGAAGCATTGATAATCTTCGTCTCTTCCATGCATTTGAAGATCTGCAGTTTCAGGCACATGGTGATTATGGCCTGAGGAATGACTATCACATGGATCTTGGCCAGTTCCTAGAATTCCTGAAACAACATCAAAGTGGACATATTTTTCAGATTCTATTTGGTGttgaaggcaaactttcagacAAATAA
- the PGM3 gene encoding phosphoacetylglucosamine mutase, producing the protein MDSETLKKYSALHPKPPGLTLQYGTAGFRTKAEQLDHVMFRMGLLAVLRSKAVASTIGIMVTASHNPEEDNGVKLVDPLGEMLHPSWEEYATQLANAEEQELQETVTDICEKAAVNQHKDASVFIGRDTRPSSEKLSRSVIDGISVLGGQYHDYGLVTTPQLHYMVCCQNTQGQYGKATLEGYYEKLSKAFMELIKKSPGSGESQRHLKIDCANGIGALKLSEMQPYLPQELLIHLYNDGTKEKLNYLCGADFVKVHQKPPRGLDMKPNERCCSFDGDADRIVYYYKDETGHFHLIDGDKIATLISIFLKELLAKVGQTIKMAVVQTAYANGSSTRYLEETLKVPVHCVKTGVKHLHHKAQEFDVGVYFEANGHGTVLFSKAAETKIRQLAKEEKDDEKREAAKVLENMINLINQTVGDAISDMLVIEAILALKGLTVQQWDAIYTDLPNRLLKVQVADRQVIDTTDAERRAVTPPGLQEKIDALVKKYKLSRAFVRPSGTEDVVRIYAEADTQENTDALAHEVSLAVYHLAGGRGEPPQPI; encoded by the exons ATGGATTCTGAAACCCTCAAGAAATACTCAGCATTGCATCCTAAGCCTCCTGGACTTACTCTTCAGTATGGCACTGCCGGGTTTCGCACCAAGGCTGAACAGCTTGATCATGTCATGTTCCGCATGGGCTTGCTGGCCGTTCTTAGGTCCAAAGCCGTGGCATCTACGATTGGCATCATGGTTACTGCATCTCACAATCCTGAA gAAGATAATGGTGTGAAGCTGGTTGATCCCCTTGGAGAAATGCTGCATCCTTCCTGGGAAGAGTATGCCACACAACTAGCAAATGCAGAGGAGCAAGAATTGCAGGAAACAGTTACTGATATCTGTGAAAAAGCAGCAGTGAACCAGCACAAAGATGCTTCAGTTTTTATTGGCAGAGACACCAG GCCAAGCAGTGAGAAACTTTCGCGGTCAGTAATAGATGGTATCTCCGTTCTAGGTGGTCAGTACCACG ATTATGGTCTGGTGACAACACCACAGCTACATTATATGGTCTGCTGCCAAAACACCCAAGGGCAGTATGGGAAAGCAACGCTGGAAGGTTATTATGAAAAACTATCCAAAGCTTTTATGGAACTGATAAAAAAG TCTCCTGGCTCTGGAGAGAGTCAGAGACACCTGAAGATTGACTGTGCCAATGGAATAGGAGCCCTGAAACTGTCAGAAATGCAGCCCTACTTGCCACAGGAATTGCTAATTCACCTCTATAATGATGGAACCAAGGAGAAACTCAATTActtatgtggtgcagattttgtGAAAGTTCACCAGAAACCACCTAGAG GGCTCGACATGAAGCCCAATGAGAGATGCTGCTCATTTGATGGTGATGCAGACAGAATTGTTTACTACTACAAGGATGAAACTGGCCATTTTCACCTAATTGATGGAGATAAAATAGCAACTTTAATTAGTATCTTCCTTAAAGAACTTCTTGCCAAG GTGGGACAGACCATAAAGATGGCAGTGGTACAAACAGCATACGCCAATGGGAGTTCCACACGCTACCTTGAGGAAACACTGAAg GTACCCGTGCACTGTGTCAAAACAGGAGTGAAGCACTTGCATCACAAGGCCCAGGAGTTCGATGTTGGTGTTTATTTTGAGGCAAATGGACATGGTACA GTATTATTTAGTAAAGCTGCTGAAACTAAAATACGACAACTtgcaaaagaggagaaagatgatgaaaaaagagaagcagcaaaggTGCTAGAAAACATGATCAACCTGATTAATCAG ACAGTTGGTGATGCTATCTCAGACATGTTGGTCATTGAGGCAATCCTGGCTCTGAAAGGCCTGACAGTGCAACAGTGGGATGCCATCTACACTGACCTTCCCAACCGGCTGCTCAAGGTTCAG GTTGCAGACAGGCAAGTTATTGACACAACAGATGCAGAGAGGCGGGCAGTTACACCTCCAGGACTACAGGAGAAAATCGATGCGCTTGTAAAGAAGTACAAATTGTCACGGGCGTTCGTCCGTCCATCAGGAACAGAAGATGTAGTTAGAATATACGCTGAAGCAGATACACAG GAGAACACGGATGCCCTTGCCCATGAAGTCAGCCTTGCTGTTTACCACCTCgcaggtggaagaggagaacCGCCCCAGCCTATATAA